The sequence TGTACGCCTCCTGGCTCATTCTTCCAACCCAAATCAGAAGACCCTGCTCTAAAATTAGAACAATGTTTACTTCAGCAAAAATTAATTTGTGGTTTCCCCTCCTGTTGACCAACTGGTAATGGACTCAATTTAGAAAATTCCTAAGAAACATCAGCTAAAGCATTACTTGGATACACGTTCTTTTTCACAACTAAGATTTCCTAACCTTTTAATATATTCAGCTGCTTTATGGTTAAACACATGCAAATGTCTCTGCAGTACAAAGGGCTTTTTCACAAATTTTAGCATAACTGCACATGCAGTGAAGATGCACTGATCGCTTCTAAACCACATGGTATAGGATACGTAGATGATAAAGGATATGTGGATCTAGATGTGCTTTCTCTTACAGTTGATGCAAACCCCAGGAGAGAACAATCCAATTTATCTACCCAATGACTCTGAATCTGACTGGTTACTGGCCAAGATCTGGGTGCGCAATTCTGACTTCCAAGTGCATGAAGTGGACACTCGCCTTCTCCGCACTCATCTCTTTGCTGAGGTCTTTAACATTGCAACCACCAGGCAACTTCCAATGGGCCATCCAGTGCACAAGGTGAAACCTGTTTAAACCATTGTCCTGAAGAGAGTTTAGTTCACTGCAGAGTTTCAATAAATGAGCTATGGGGCCAACCACATGAAGACCTTCATTGTGGCTTAATGTTGGGAACATATGTGGATGCTAACTATTTAGTTACCAAGGCATATGTCATCATTTAGCATTTCTAAATATTACTAATCTTGTTTCCAAGGACTTTAAATTTTCCATGTTGTCGTTCATATGGCGAATTGGATTGTTTAATCTGGAAGAGCAAAATACAAATATCATCCACTGCCTGACAGCATaaaatctgtatttatattttaatattgtagaCTTTGGTTTGATTTGTTGAAATGTTCAATAAGACAGTTTTATGCCCTACAAAGCATCAGATGACATTGTCCTAATCTTAAGTAAGTGTGTAGTCATTGTGCTTTCTGATGGGACAAAATGAAATGGTGCTATGATCATGCCTCTCACAAACTACCATGACCATTTGTCTAAGACTTGATTAAATATTTTGACATCAGCCATTCCAATATATGCCAGAATTGTAAACACCAATGCAGGACTTTTACGGACTTGTTTTCACTTTCTTAATAGGCTATCATTTTTGAGCTGCTGATTCTAAGGCACAAATTACTAATTGAAGCAGATTTGAAGGGCTTTATATTTTCTGCATGTAAAATGAATTTCATCAGGCCCTCATTATGGCCTAGAATAGATGTGTCTATAAGCAGTATATCTTTCTCCCCCCAGCTTATTACTCCACATCTTCGCTTCACCCTGGAAATCAACGTCCTTGCCAGAACTCAGCTCATTGGTCCCGGAGGCCTCTTTGATCAGGTGAGACCCTGACTATACAAAGGTTACACAGTCTTCATTCCAATGCCAGCTATAATCTGTTTAGTGCTTTGTTTTGACTTGATCCTATAATTTCAGCATTTACAGTACAGCGGTGTATAAATGATTGTCAGGAAATTACAAAAGGCAAAATTGCAGAAAACATATCTAACACATAGTCCACTTTTCTCCAGGCTGTGGTGACTGGAAATGGAGGTATTGCAATACTGCTGAAAAGAGCAATGGATGGGGTCACTTAcagcagcctctgtctccctGAAGACATCCAGACAAGAGGAATGGAGTCCGTTCCCAATTACCTGTATAGGGATGATGGGATGAAGATCTGGCTGGCTGTGGAGAGGTAGAGATGGAAATAGATTTGCAGAACATTGGCCTGTCCCAACTACTCAACCAGAGGGAGATGACCTCATTTCCATCTTTAAAAATCCTCAAACTGGTTTATACATAAGTTTTCATACAGCATAAAAACGCTATAAAGCAACCAACACACAGCAATTTCTCAAACATGTCTTATAAGGGGGGTTCCAGTCATCTATAATCCCAGACCCCTTTCTAGCCCATGTATACTCTCCATACTTGAAATTCAATTCTTTGTacctcaatattttttttatttctccacTCAGCTTTGTGTCCAACATAATTCATTACTACTATGAGAGTGATGCAGTGGTCAGTGCAGACCCTGAACTTCAGGCTTGGGTAGCAGAGATCTTTAAAGAAGGTTTCTTGTCATGTAAATCTTCAGGTAAGAATTAAGAACTTTGTACTGTATTTAGTTAAACTGAGTTGCAAAGCACACTGGTCAGTCTGACTGTTTGATTTCTTTCCATCCTCATCCCCTTCTCCAAAACGTATGCTGGCCTCATACTCAATTTGTCTAGTATGGTAATGGAAAAAGGAAGATCAACTATTTGAATGGGGCACTCTTGGGATACTAACATCTCGGCATTTACATTATGGTTCTAGTCAACAGAGTAAAAGACCGACCTGCACAAATTATAAATTCAAATTTAGCTTTTATTAtataatcataaaatataaattcaaatGCGATATTTAGTACATTTCTACTACTGAGGGAGCACACAGTTATTGAGAGAATATCTAAATAGTATTTGTGAAAGAACATATTGAGTTAAACTGGTTTGAAGGTGAGTATCAGCTTGTATATGATCATCTCTTGGCTGTACTAACAGGTCAAAGTTTTGCAATTACCTATGTGTACAGTCACTTTGGACATTGATACTGGCATTCAGACCAAGGGGATCAGCTTGTGTGTGGCTGACTTTAGATATAGAGTTTTCAAGGCAATGCTTTCCTGGCCTTTAAAAAGCTCGGAGACAAATTGAATAATATATAGCTTGACTCTAGCAGCACTAAGATTGCATGCTGATATTAAAATTCTCTGTATATGgtaattatgttacatacatttgaattttccaagattccTTGTTGctttaaatcacattttagaTCATCCTGTAGAGTGTTATCTAGTTTATTAATGGACTATTCCCTCTGATAGGAATGCCATCGTCTTTGGAGACCAAGTCTTCTCTGATCAAGTTCCTGACCATGGTTATCTTCACTTGTTCTGCTCAACACGCAGCTGTCAACAGTGGTCAGGTGAGTGACATAAAGCATCACAACATACAATGTTATAAACCTACTATGCAGAGTGAGTCTTTCCTATTTTCTTTGTCATCCACTGGGAGACActggaccatggggtatagagcctCCTTTAGGACATGGGCACTCTAAATAATTCTAACAATTAAATTCTCCCTCTTATACCTCCCCATCCTGCAGGGAAATCAGCTTTTTAGAGTGCCCTCATTACAGGGTCTTCTTTTCTGGGCTgcctgtttcttttatttttatttgaatttttggaCACCTAGAGCAAGCAGTCTTGCTGGGAACCAGACCACACCGGGAGAGCCGCAAGGTAAGTTCTCCTTCCTGGAACCGGAAGGGGATGTTAAAAATGTGGTCAGCTTCTGGTGGGGCCTGGAGCCTGCCAAGCAACCGCACTGTAGAGCCAGGGCTCCACTTGGGAAGCAGGATCCGGTGGGGCCGCCTCATCAAAGGCAGGCCTTCACTAGGCACAGCCATAGCACAAGGGGGTGTCCTGTAGGATGCTGGCTGCTGATGTGCTGGGTCCTGGGGGGAGGTGTAGACCCCTGTACTATATTATTCACCTCCTCCCTGACTGATTTCAGCTGTGTTCTAAAGACCAGTCTAAACCAGTCACTTTGCCAGCAACTCTGCTGCCTCTTTACCTACTCTTTTTCTTATAATGATGGCTAAAGAGAGGTCTATGACTATTAAGTCCTACGGGGGGTGCAGGCCCAAGCAGCATCATTGCACTCCCCTCCTTGACGGATTTCCGCTATGTAGTGAAGATCATTGTGCCATTAGCTATACTCTGCTCTGTCTCTACAGCAGCAGGTAAATACTGCTAGCTAGAGTGGGATTGCATTGGAATTATGTGATTTGTGCTCAAATTCTGGTGAGTTTTATTGTTTACTGATACCTTGTTCACGTTTCAATATTGTGTACTTTGTATCTGCCTTTTTGCTGCGCTTTTTCTTTTCAGATTGGTATAACTACCAAGTCCTGGGGGGAGGTGCAGGTACAAGCAGTATAATTTACAGCAAAGTAAAAGATTTAACTGGCGCACCATAGGTGTAATTGGatgataaaatgaatatatatatatatatatatatatatatatatatatatatatatatatatatatatgagtatagtGATAAAATATCAATTATTACATTTGATCCAGTAGCACAGCTGTAATATGGGGTGTGTTAGGCCCCACCTAAGCAAGGCAAattataaacaaagaaaaaaattattacagcGCTGCAACTGGTCAAAATATAACCATGCCACACATGATGCTGAAAAGGTATATTAAATAGAATTTCTTTATAATATAAACAGTATCACAtctaaatagattaaaaaaagtaTCTTACAAATgcacatataacacacatataaaaaaatatctgaatgtgagctaaacataataaaaacaaacacaaatgtaaGCTGTAATTACGCTGTTCCAATAGCTTTGAAAAATGATGAAGCTTAAGAACTCATTTGATTTTGTAATCTCAAGGATCACTAATGGGTCCCAATCAGTCATTGAAATGACTGAAAATAGATTTAACTTCAAATTTAGTGGAACAGCATGGAGATTTATCCTGATGCATTTCATCACCTGCACATTAATTTCTTCAGAGGTGAAATACAGCAACACATTGCATTAAGCCActttcgttttcaattccgagccACTTTCGTGCactctcggaattgaaaacgagtcaAAACGTTGTCAGATCTcagaagttttggattctataagtaccgccctccatggtgatctagcgccagttcacagagggacacagaaggggtagcacagtctgtagagcagttgggtagTGTCATacgtagaatagaaagaggagggggtagcagtgttcttagtctacagtgacattcaagagagctccattgttaattgccattgctgaaatacaaatactagggctggcaggcttggtcttctaaatctacagtctttgtttgaaagtgtgtgaaaataatattgtgacctgtgaggtgggtcaaaagtgactgcaatttacttgaaattagtgctatgAGATTAATAATAGGAACaaaaatagagcaaaattatgtgattttagcaatttttttttaataaatacagatccaaaaaaccccccaaaacacatgagggcgattttgccaaaaccagaacacgggggtcagtgaacatctctaatgaaaACCTATTTGCatcatgttggcaaaaaaacaagaaaaaacaatataCCATAATAACAACAATATGAGCATTTTTTACCTGATTTCTATAAACCCtttcttgttttatattaaatctgtataacattataattaaaagttaattaaaatctCCGAAAAGATATGACCATGGAAAACAGGTTTGAAGTTTATATAAACTTGTAAAGACAAATGTCAAACATTATCACTTGCATATCAagctattaaatgtatctttactAGTAACAATTGCTTTATAGTTATATAAAAAATTACCCAACATTTATCTTAATCACAAAAAAATAGAACCCCGCTAAAATCAACCTAGATGGAACTTGAACTCCCAAGATCACAATCAATGCTGTTCCCATAGTATTGTCTATTGTGTtgtgccaccagaaatctggtcCTCATCTTCTgaaaatctttatatatttcGTTGTGTATAACAATTAGTCAACATTTATTCTACTAACTATCAAAAAAAAATGGTCAGCTAGAAAAGACCATTCAATGCACTGAGTAGCTTAATAGTTCCTGAACGACAAGTACCTATTGTTGCAAGTAAACACTGTAGATAACGGAAGTATGGTCTGTCGGATCTTCTATAAAGGATAGAGGTCTCTCTGACACATTTCATCTGATCACAACAGACTTTCTCAAAGCAATGCAGTCATCTCTATAGTATCCAACTATATAAAGCTTGAGCACATCTTGTGATTGGTGAATCAATGAATGTTAAATGAGACTTTTGAGGACACTTGACCAACATCCAGAGAAATAACTCttgtaatattttacaaatacacaTTCTtagacattttaaaacaataaaatccataacttttaatgataaaattaaatttaacatGCCGACAAACTTTCAACATACAGAAAAAAGGGGGATTTAGCAAGATCTGACTTCTCACATATGAGATAACTAATTGAgtaaatatatagctatatagtTCAATTAAATATACACGTCAATACATATGTATAAGGCATAAAAGCACAGACATACACTGATATATTCATATTTgactacaaaaagaaaaatattaatgttaatatataaCGGAACCCCTCAAAGAAgagctcaatatttttttttcaaattacaaCAAATAAACTAAAACTGACTAATAACCTACATCAATGGGTGAACTCTATTCATAGAGAAATAAATGTACTGAATAGATGTAAAACTAGGATTTATTTTCACAAAAAACCCTACAAAAAGACGTCAAAAACAGTGTATCTATATATTCTACCTACAAATACCGATCATTGAATTCAATTGTATCATTTAACCCATCTGGTGACAGtctgcaatttaaaaatctatgtgGCTTCCCCCCGACACAGATTTGTAGAGTTCATTTTAGAGTTCATATAGAAGAGTCTTCTCTTCTATAGTTCATTGTAGATTTCTATTttcggattaaaagctgctgacaacagatgaaaacatcagtggtgagtattctgggcatttattatttttaataaaaatatgtggtataaatgagggtgtttagtgtctttattggggttttattatttttaatgtatgtggttttaatgagggttatttaacattttcttttgtggaactacaggtcccagcaagctcaggtgtcagggcatgttggcacttgttctccaagtgccaacataccctggctgccatgggtatgttggtgcttgtagttatacaagtatcggcatgcccacactgtttagggcaccctgacttgctgggatttgtagttccacaaaacaaaatggcattcatttattgttttacaCTTTTATCGCCATTTAGTACCCTAcgcccaccgcccaggggtgtaggaagagccctagtgcttttaacATTGTGCTGGTTGTCTCTAGAGGGAGGGCCAGCTCATTTTTTTTCAGcgtaccccactccctagggaacccctgctgcgtgtccccctgttatagtgccaccaacccggctggtttgcctagtgctggttatgtgaaatcagggggacccccacacaaaatttttccacgattttcatgtaaccagtagtaggctggcagcactagggttactaGAGGGGGACTCcatgtgtttgttgtttttttttaaacctttattttttcagttttgacagctgttcggacctccggctctatagacagggcaatgtaacagtgatgggtttactaatctcacagctagatagggacaacacaggagagtttgctaaccACAGGAGTaattgacatcgcagcaaatcaccagagatgaccagcgattttgaaaatcggggtaaaaatcgcagcttgatacatttcagaaaCTTTTGCACTAAAATCGGGGGGAAGTTTATCATCATtgatttgccgtgattttaatacgctgaaaaaatcggaccttgatatatttacctacagatctctgaactcctaggacttttactcttccatccgtaacaaaaacctccattttattactttagcgtatcttaatgatgtatgtcccaggtgtaaaataaatattaatataatgtagatCAGACAATGTGCCAGCAGTGCAACTCTCCTCTGTCTCACCAACCTCCGGTATTCACCTCTACCTGGGGCGGGATTGAATTGGGGATTGTTCTATATCTGATGAATTAAATTTATGTCTCTTGATACCTGGTTCACTTTTCCATATTGTGTactctgtactttttttttcctgctctttTATCTTTTTAGGCTGGATAAAAAGGTCTATGCATACTGGGTTCTGGGGGGAAGGTACAGGTAGCATAAtttgctctccccccccccccccccccccctgactgCTTTCAGGTATATACTGAATATCAGTCTAGATCAGACACTGAAGTTCAGCTCTCCTCTGTTTCCCCAGCAGAAGATAGTTACTTCTAGCTGGTGTGGGATTGTATTGGGGATTGTGAAGTATATTTTTGCACAATTTACTGATGAGTTTATTGCTGTCTGTTGATACCTAGTTCTCCCTTTCTATATTGTGCACTCTGTATTTGCCGTGGATTATCTTCCTTGCTTGTCAGGCCAAATAAAGGGAGGTCTAGGATGGCGGGGCTTCATCTGTGACTTGTCATAGTTATGTAAAATATCAGGATATCACCAAGTGGACAGTCAGACATGGATGCCTTTGGCAGGAGGCCACATGTCGTAAGCGCTGGCTAGGATCACCTCCGGCTTGGGCTAAGGCACTAGCGCAGTCTAATTCAGCATTTGCCTAGTAGCTCGCTTCACTTCCACTGGTTGTAGGAGAAGGGACCTGTCCTTCCCTCGATTTCACTGAATCTTCAGCCAATTACCCAATGCTTCTCTTAGCAATTCCAAAAGGCGAGCCGGTTTGGGCGATATGCATGGTTAAAACAGTACTTGTTCTccgcaattaaaaaaaattgctgtgcTAGTTGCGGACCCAAACACTACATAGGTTTAGGTTATATGCATATTTTAGACACTTTATCCCTTACCAGAGTAGGTTACAAGGGAAATTCCACCTAGGGGGTCGTCTTTATAGCGTGACTGTCTAATGTCACGTCTATTCTTATCCATGAATACCACAGCCCTTAAGAATGTTTGAGACCATTCTTAAAACTAGTTAGCTAGTGGCTGGTGCTTTACTGAGACCCATTTTAGCCTCAGATAGGGTCAACTAGactaaaaaaaagtagaaaaaacttTCTCATACTTTCGGTAGCCGTGGAGTACGGGCCATAATGGGTTGTCGTCGTGTGGTTTCTCGGCTTTTGTCGGTGTGGTCTTTGTGATTTGGTTCTGTTCTGTGTATCCGAAGGATGTTTGAAATGTTGAGCTGCGGTGGTAGTTCTCGATTAAGAATCAAGATGTCTTGATGCAGGTAAGAGAAATTGAGAATGGGTTAGAGGGTGAAATAATTTTGGAAGTAGGAGTAAAATGAAATAATAGGGGTTAGAGATGGTGTACATGAAATAAAGTATGGAAAATTGCTTTAAATGGACATACCGGGTATGGTGGTCCAGGATCTGTTGGAGGTGGAAGTAAGAGGTAATAGAAATGAAGATTGAGATGAAAGGAGAATGTGGTGTAGTAATGGATAGAATTGGGAGTAGTATTGTCTGTAGAGAGGGATATAGTGCAGGAATGTGGTGTAAGAGAGAGTAATGTAGGAAGGGAAAAGAGTGTGGTGCAGGGAAATATGAGGCTGGAGGCCAAGTTTAGGGGTTTTAGAAGGAAGAAAAGGAGGAATCAGTGTAATACAGATAGAAATTGACATAGTAATGCAAGTAGAGATAGGGATGTGGATAGAAACAAAATTGGAGTGTAAGTAGAGTAGAGATTAAAATGTACTGTAGGTATAAGTGGGTAAAATATATTAGATTTCAGGAGCAGGAATGATTGTACAATTAACAATAGGAGAGTAAGAAGATAGTAGGGATAATAACCATAAACCAGATTGTAGGTAGTAGTACAGATTGGACAGGGTTATGAATGTAGGTAGAAGTGAAAGGTAATATAGAGAATTATTAACATAGATACAGAGTAATTGAAGGAGATGGGTGGGGATGAGTACAGGAAGAAAACAATAtagaaatgcaaataaataacaatctataaacataaaaatagaaaaataataataaatgctaaagtaataaaaatagaagtgagaataaatagattataaatgaaagctttaaaaaagagaaactAAATGGCAAACTGTTCTTGTAGTGTAGGTATGTACCAAATGGGTTTCACCACATATAGTGGCTTCCTCAGTGTGTTCTGCATACAGAATAGTCAGCCATCTTTGGATGCCGCCTATTTGAATCCTCTGGCCCATTTTGGCACTAAAATTTCTTTTTCTAGTTTTGCTAGGTGGAGTAACCCGTGCCAGTAGCGCATACACACCAACACCCACACAAGCCTAGCGTAATAATGCACCAAAAACTGGGTCAACTGGACCACAGAAAAGTGGTCAGAGCAACTCTTTGCAGGATTGCTGTCTGGGTGGCATTGGTCTGTAATGGCGATCTTGGCGGTACACATCTGGGAAGAATAAGTATATCTGGGGACACAGCTCTGGATACTGGTAAAACCAGGGGCCAGAATTTCATCTTGATGGTCTCAGCTTGCCAAGGCAATTTTATCAATGCTTGGGTGCCAGATGCAGAGTCAAAAGGAGTCGGGATTCCTTGTATTTTACGGTGATGTCTATTTGGGGTTGACTTGGATAAGATTATTAGCCAGATGAACAGTGAAAGGGCTACTACTGGTACAACTGCCAAGAGCGTAGGACGATTGGTTTCAGGCCTTTTTGTGTAGCGGTAAAGGCACAGGGTTCAGAAATCACTGTCAGTTCCCAGCTCCTTGTGGAGGACAGCAGAGAGTTAAGCAAACTTTTTCCACTAAGATGCTATCAGCCAGGTCCTCGGAATAACAGGCTGCATGATGGACATTCTGCCCACCCGTAGAGGCAGTCGTGTGTGTCATTCTGCTGATTTTATAGGGGTCAGTGGTTCAGTTCCACTTCAGATTCCTGGGTGAGAAAATAGATTGATTTCCTACCTTCTCACTACCTATCTCACTGTGGACCAGCTTTAATTGCCATGCGGATAGCCAATCCCACATTACTTACAGTGGGTGTGATTTTCTTCCAGTGTTAGTATAAGACAGTGGGAGGGGTTATCTTTCCAAAAGCTGTTTCTGTTAAGGTATCGGACAGATTCATTCAGCAGGATAATCCTCTGGACACTCGGCACTTATTAATCTGAGTATTTCCACCTAAACATAAGGTGTTTCTATTGGCTCTCAGATGGAAGCTGCTCCTCTGGAGGTTGAGATGGCAGCATTAACAGGGCCTGTCACCTGACTATATAAAATTGGGCAATTGTGGCAACAGATGCTTGCCCCTAGTGCTGAGAGGCTGTCTCCTTTCACTGTCCGTTCTTGCAAACCTTACAATAAGTATTCTAGAATTAAGAGCGATGCTAAACGTTCTAGCTCAGGGTTACCTTCAATCATGTGGAAATCCCATGCAGATTCAATTAGACAATTCCACCACAGTGGCATACGTCAACATCAGGGATATACAAATTCTCTATTGCGATAGGCTTCTAGAATTATTACTGGCTCCCTATAATGGCGATGATTCCTGCATCCTTAAAGGGTATGATAGAAAGGAGTGGAGGTGCAGTTGTGGCACCAGACTGGTGAAGCCAGTCATGGCAGAGATTGGCACAGCTGGCTTTATTGGTGTAATCGGTGAGCGCCTTGTGGATGGCTCATCATGGGGCTTCGGCCGGGCAGTTTGGTTGGCTGCCACATGGGGCTCTATACATACCTTTACAATTCTAAGGTCGTTAGATTTAGGTATAGGGTGCTGCGCACTACTAGTTTGTGAGCGTACCCACCCAAAGGGAGTAGCTTTGATACATCACAATTgtccagtgtcccccagtggctGATAGAGAGAACTAGATTTTAAACTTTCGCTAAATTCTTTTCTTAGTCCATGATAAATACTGAGTGCCCACCCAATTAAGCTCTAGATATCCTGGGAAGAAGTTTACCAGAGTTAAATGTTACTTTTTCAGGGATGAAGTAATTTCTATCTCTCTTTATTGTTTCTTTTTGGTTCTGTCCTGTGGGACTTGGTTAGTATAATAACTGATTTCCCTGCACGATGGGGAGGTATAAGAGTGAGGAGCATTTAATTGATAGAATTATTTCAAGTGTCCATGTTCTGAAGGAGGTTCTATACCCCATGGTCCAATGTCCCCCATGGACTAAGAAAagaatttaatgtaaatataaaatctaattttatcCTTGATTTGGAGGATTTGAGGCTGTACATCAAGCATTATGACTAAGACCATCTAGTCATTGAAAAACAGGATTTCTAACACAATAACTACAGTATGTGTTGCACAAACTCTTGTCAAATTTTTCACACCCTATTTCCATTTGCTTTATGCATGATTGACAGATGAgacatttaactaacaactgatACACACATGTTGTAAGCCTACATTTGATATTCTGCATAGAAACCACATGTGATTCATGTGACAATATTTACTGGTCCATGtggaaaatatatttagtttgagatacaaaatattacatttacactCGAGCTAGATCTTCCTTTATAatgtattatggtaatgtgtaaatATCCTATGTATAATTAGGAAAATATTGAGAAGATAATTATGCATTTGTGGATAAATTATTCATGCATATAAAAATGTTTCAGATGATCAATGTTTGTATTGCTGTTTGACTTCTATGCCTGGATGCCCAATGGTCCCACATCCATGAAAAACCCCCCTCCCACAGCTAAAGGGGTCAGCACACCCCAGAGTATCCTGGATGCATTGCCAGAAGTAAACACTACCACTACTGGAATGACCACAGTGTGGCTGCTTAGTAATGAGCCAAGAGACCGGGTGAGTACTATTATCCTGTACGGACATAAAAGCAATAAGCAGATCTGCTCCTTTTGTGTTTCTAGTCTGGGGAATATGTAAGAGAGAATTCTTGCGCAGATCATGATATATACAGCTGTCCATTCATGTACATGCAGCTCTGCTCTGTAATGTATTGATGAATGGACTCAGTCAATACATAAAGAAATCATGGCTAAATTTTGGCTAAAAAAGCTTCCATTAATCAGATTCCTTATTGCTCTCCAGAGACGTTTAGGGGATTACCCTGATGTGCGTTTTACAGAGGAGGTCCCACAGAAGTTCATAAAGGATTTCCAGAACAAGTTGGATGAAATTTCCAAGTCCATTACTGAACGGAACACGAACATGTTTTTGCCTTATACCTTCTTGAATCCCGGAGTGATTGAGAACAGTGTCTCTATCTAACATTGTGTCAGTGTCCTGATCATCACTGAGTACCTTCTTTTGGGATATGACTaggtatcccaattgtaaagcgctacaaaatcTGCTGGTGCAATTTAAATcaaggttgatgatgaagatttAGGGAGCAGATAGTTTTTGATTAGCTGGCAATTTTCTGCAGTATTGTGATTAAAAAGTTGTCAAGTGGAGCTTTTTTCATTCAAAGATGTAGTTCATGTCATATAAATTAAATGTTCAAATTTTCCCCTATATAGATTCATTATTCTTTGAGCGCGCTGCATGtcacattttgtaataaaattcAAACAATC is a genomic window of Mixophyes fleayi isolate aMixFle1 chromosome 2, aMixFle1.hap1, whole genome shotgun sequence containing:
- the LOC142139797 gene encoding polyunsaturated fatty acid lipoxygenase ALOX15B-like, with protein sequence MDAWYCLYVEVTCPNGQLYQFPFYRWIPAFTTVEIPEGKGIILTGKTNPILQQQRQVELEKERETHKWKFYAEGAPHCIDAEKATDLPPNDQFSFLKRTSFGYTMISTGLEMKLKGFTDNQDSWSDLEDIKLVFCLRQSDHSDVVAEIWKEDYFFGSQFLNGINPMLIKKCFKIPANFPVGDDMVAASLGTSTNLQKELENGNIFLADYTFLHGIPANNSINGKQQYIAAPMCLLWKNHQDQLVPIAIQLMQTPGENNPIYLPNDSESDWLLAKIWVRNSDFQVHEVDTRLLRTHLFAEVFNIATTRQLPMGHPVHKLITPHLRFTLEINVLARTQLIGPGGLFDQAVVTGNGGIAILLKRAMDGVTYSSLCLPEDIQTRGMESVPNYLYRDDGMKIWLAVESFVSNIIHYYYESDAVVSADPELQAWVAEIFKEGFLSCKSSGMPSSLETKSSLIKFLTMVIFTCSAQHAAVNSGQGNQLFRVPSLQGLLFWAACFFYFYLNFWTPRASSLAGNQTTPGEPQDWYNYQVLGGGAGTSSIIYSKVKDLTGAP